A region of Larimichthys crocea isolate SSNF chromosome X, L_crocea_2.0, whole genome shotgun sequence DNA encodes the following proteins:
- the LOC104938966 gene encoding uncharacterized protein LOC104938966 yields the protein MKTKAILIQTLLNLILLFGASSADDQTSINTTSSSPSLKNTTTSSEDSTQGWNQSTMTTEGKSETKQKDSTTASSFTSGFRSTDKLNSSVSTNTTAIPSSDQPPLSKLMLFLILLAIMVLVLCVGCIHGIWKQESGEGNSAPRLLLSMRHRLREAIWRLRLWPGGKRGGEDDEEEEADGSQGEEEGQKTDEVGKGAGCGARNKEKEEHEEIDSDDSCSHSTMEGDNQKAEERKQSVNEDGEETSSGSEGDKSTVEGESGGDKKRGLEEIALVNCPQEDDEQIDLCNVTVL from the coding sequence ATGAAGACTAAGGCCATCCTCATACAGACTTTGTTGAACTTAATTCTCCTGTTTGGAGCATCTTCTGCTGATGATCAAACTTCAATCAACACCACTTCGTCTTCTCCTTCCCTGaagaacacaacaacatcatctGAAGATTCTACACAAGGCTGGAATCAGTCTACTATGACAACAGAGGGAAAGAGTGAGACCAAACAGAAAGACTCCACCACTGCATCTTCATTTACTTCAGGTTTCCGATCAACCGACAAACTTAACTCCTCTgtgtcaacaaacacaacagccaTTCCGTCTTCCGACCAACCCCCCCTTAGCAAGTTAATGCTTTTTCTGATCCTGTTGGCCATCATGGTGTTGGTACTGTGTGTGGGATGCATCCATGGTATCTGGAAACAGGAGTCAGGTGAAGGAAACTCTGCCCCCAGGCTCCTACTGAGCATGAGGCACAGGCTGAGAGAGGCAATTTGGAGGCTTCGCCTCTGGCCaggggggaagagaggaggggaggatgatgaggaggaggaggcagatggaagtcagggagaagaagaaggacagaAGACAGATGAGGTTGGAAAAGGAGCTGGCTGTGGCGCAAGgaacaaagaaaaggaggaacACGAGGAGATAGACAGCGATGATTCATGTTCACACTCCACTATGGAGGGAGACAACCAGAAggcggaggagaggaagcagagtgTGAACGAGGATGGGGAGGAAACGAGTAGTGGGAGTGAGGGAGACAAAAGCActgtggagggagagagtggtGGAGATAAGAAGAGAGGCTTAGAGGAGATAGCACTTGTCAACTGTCCGCAGGAGGATGACGAGCAGATCGATTTATGTAATGTCACCGTCCTGTAG